Proteins from one Nitrosopumilus sp. genomic window:
- a CDS encoding valine--tRNA ligase: MEPKISEKAWDPKLEKNILKQWEEEKTYEFKPENENFTIDTPPPYPSGRPWHIGAAAHYSQIDMIARTARMAGKNVYFPIGIDRNGLPVELYTEKKHNIRMRETDRNEFLNLCRDALDDLEAEMILIMKNLGISGDFANYYRTDSEEYRTLTQSTFIELWKKGQIYLANRPNNYDWVSGTTIADAEITYEDLSTKLVYMKFKIKDTDQEIIIASTRPELICACRTIIVNPEDKRYSKYIGKKVIVPITNAEVELRTHHSAQKEFGSGAVMICSYGDQNDVALFRELELEEVVAIGLDGKMTDAAGEYAGLKPKQARTKIIEDLERNGFVEKIEEIVHRTPVSERSKTPIEIIPMEEYYLKQKDSVEKMKKLGQEIEFHPTMHKQILINWLESINIDWPISRRRYYGTEIPIWYCKKCSEPYVPEPGKYYKPWNERCLINNCTKCDSTEFVGEERTFDTWMDSSVSPLFISKFNRDDEFFKKVYPASIRPQAKDIVRTWLYYTLLRCEQLTGKKPWSEAWVMGYGLDEKGMKMSKSKGNAIDPLPVIEKLGADTFRFWSASEINHGYDFRCNEQKIESTKKFLSKLWNISRFLSSFPVIKSGTLSESDKWILSELDNLVKECKRGYDEYNFFIPAIAIREFTWNLFAAHYIEMVKARAYGINFSDGERDGAIFTLHKSLSTILKLLAPITPFITEHLWKILYSKESIHKQKQIEPENLEDQSKITKEITEFNSKVWNEKKSQSLSLKDPIKVEIPEILKPFKNDLKSMHNLLD, from the coding sequence ATGGAACCTAAAATATCAGAAAAAGCATGGGATCCAAAGTTAGAGAAAAATATTCTAAAACAATGGGAAGAAGAAAAAACTTATGAATTCAAACCAGAAAATGAGAATTTTACCATAGATACTCCTCCCCCATATCCTTCAGGTAGACCATGGCATATTGGAGCTGCAGCACATTATTCACAGATCGATATGATTGCACGCACTGCAAGAATGGCTGGAAAAAATGTCTATTTCCCAATAGGAATTGACAGAAATGGATTACCAGTAGAGCTATACACAGAAAAAAAACACAACATCAGAATGAGAGAAACAGATAGAAATGAATTTCTAAATTTGTGTAGAGATGCACTTGATGATTTAGAAGCAGAGATGATTCTCATTATGAAAAATTTGGGAATTAGTGGGGATTTTGCAAATTACTACAGAACTGATTCAGAGGAGTACAGAACTCTAACTCAATCAACATTCATTGAATTATGGAAGAAGGGTCAGATATACCTGGCAAACAGACCAAATAACTATGATTGGGTATCAGGAACTACTATCGCAGATGCAGAGATAACATACGAAGATTTATCCACTAAACTGGTATACATGAAATTCAAAATTAAAGACACAGATCAGGAAATAATAATTGCCAGTACAAGACCGGAATTAATTTGTGCGTGTAGAACTATTATTGTAAATCCTGAAGATAAAAGATATTCAAAATATATTGGAAAGAAAGTGATAGTTCCAATTACTAATGCAGAGGTTGAATTAAGAACACATCATTCAGCACAAAAAGAATTTGGTTCTGGTGCTGTAATGATATGTAGTTATGGTGATCAAAACGATGTAGCGTTATTTAGAGAACTGGAATTAGAAGAGGTTGTTGCAATTGGATTAGATGGAAAGATGACAGATGCAGCTGGAGAATATGCAGGGTTAAAACCAAAACAAGCGAGAACAAAAATCATAGAAGACTTGGAAAGAAATGGCTTTGTAGAAAAAATTGAAGAAATTGTTCATAGAACGCCTGTTTCAGAAAGAAGTAAAACTCCAATTGAAATCATTCCAATGGAAGAGTATTATCTCAAACAAAAAGATTCAGTTGAAAAAATGAAAAAGTTGGGACAAGAAATAGAATTTCATCCAACAATGCATAAACAAATTCTAATCAATTGGTTGGAATCTATCAATATCGATTGGCCAATATCTAGAAGAAGGTATTATGGTACTGAAATTCCAATTTGGTACTGTAAAAAATGTTCAGAACCCTACGTTCCTGAGCCTGGGAAATACTATAAACCTTGGAATGAAAGATGTTTAATCAATAATTGTACAAAATGTGATTCTACAGAATTTGTTGGGGAAGAGAGAACATTTGATACATGGATGGATTCAAGTGTATCTCCACTTTTCATTAGTAAATTCAATAGAGATGATGAATTTTTCAAAAAGGTATATCCTGCTTCAATCAGACCACAAGCAAAAGATATTGTAAGAACATGGTTGTATTATACACTACTAAGATGTGAACAACTAACAGGAAAGAAGCCATGGTCTGAAGCATGGGTTATGGGATATGGTCTTGACGAAAAAGGAATGAAAATGAGTAAGAGTAAAGGAAATGCAATAGATCCATTACCAGTGATAGAAAAATTAGGTGCAGACACTTTTAGATTTTGGAGCGCAAGTGAAATTAATCATGGATATGATTTCAGATGTAATGAACAAAAAATTGAATCAACTAAAAAATTCCTCAGTAAGTTATGGAATATATCAAGATTCTTGTCAAGCTTTCCAGTAATAAAATCTGGAACACTTAGTGAGTCAGACAAATGGATTCTATCCGAATTAGATAACCTAGTGAAAGAATGTAAGCGAGGCTATGATGAATATAACTTTTTTATTCCTGCAATTGCAATTAGAGAATTCACATGGAACTTGTTTGCAGCTCATTACATTGAAATGGTTAAAGCAAGAGCTTATGGCATTAATTTCTCAGATGGAGAACGTGATGGTGCCATATTTACACTACATAAATCACTCTCAACGATTTTAAAATTATTAGCGCCAATCACGCCATTCATAACTGAACATCTTTGGAAAATTTTGTATTCAAAAGAAAGTATACATAAACAAAAACAAATCGAACCTGAGAATTTAGAAGATCAAAGTAAAATCACCAAAGAGATAACTGAATTTAATTCTAAAGTGTGGAATGAAAAAAAATCTCAAAGTTTGTCATTAAAAGATCCAATCAAAGTTGAAATTCCTGAAATTCTCAAGCCATTCAAAAATGACTTGAAATCTATGCATAATTTACTAGATTGA
- a CDS encoding aconitate hydratase produces MDISTTTQLVSNVYSKIKENVVKYRNVVGRPLTLTEKILSGHLYEVPNKTLTGGKDYVFLKPDRVALQDVTGQMVMLQFMQAGLDQSVLPTTVHCDHLIRAEVQGDVDMKVSLDENSEVFKFLQSAAAKYGCGFWRPGAGIIHQVVLENYAFPGGLMIGTDSHTPNAGGLGMIAVGVGGLDAAETMAGLPWELLYPKKIGVKLTGELNGWTAPKDIILKVAEELTVSGGTNSIIEYFGPGTKSISCTGKATITNMGAEIGATCSIFPYDERMETYLKYTNREEIAELANQNKELLVADPEVETNPKKFFDKVIEINLSTLEPHIVGPHTPDLARAISKLGEDVKSNDYVDPISVALIGSCTNSSYEDMSRVASIAQQAKEKGIKSKIPLLITPGSEQIRGTIERDGQMDSLKQIGATVLANACGPCIGQWNRPELKNDEKNTIVTTFNRNFPGRNDGRRSTLNFIGSPEMIIALALGGKLSFNPLKDELTASDGTKFKLEPPKPAPEVPENGFMIPEGIFIAPPEDSNDIEVIIDPNSKRLQLLEPFSKWDGKDFVDLPVLVKAKGKCTTDHISPAGAWLSLRGHLDNLSDNMLLGAVNAFNDEVGKGKNILNSKLETFSNIARQYKEKQIRWMIVGDNNYGEGSSREHAAMSPRYLGCTAVITKSFARIHETNLKKQGILALTFSNPDDYDKILEDDKISLVDLNKLEPNTQVKCIISHANGSKDEFLLNHSYNKSQIEWFKNGSALNVLRNNQ; encoded by the coding sequence ATGGATATCAGTACTACCACTCAACTTGTTTCAAATGTTTATTCAAAAATTAAAGAGAATGTTGTAAAATATAGAAACGTTGTTGGAAGACCTCTTACGCTTACTGAAAAAATTTTATCTGGGCATCTTTATGAGGTACCTAACAAAACTCTTACTGGTGGAAAAGACTATGTTTTTCTTAAACCTGATCGAGTTGCATTACAAGACGTAACCGGTCAAATGGTAATGCTTCAATTTATGCAAGCTGGACTTGACCAATCAGTATTACCTACAACTGTTCATTGTGATCATCTGATTAGAGCTGAAGTTCAAGGTGATGTTGACATGAAGGTCTCTCTTGATGAAAATAGTGAAGTTTTTAAATTCCTTCAATCTGCAGCCGCAAAATATGGATGTGGTTTTTGGAGACCTGGAGCTGGAATTATTCATCAAGTAGTTCTTGAAAATTATGCATTTCCAGGAGGTTTGATGATAGGTACGGATTCTCATACTCCTAATGCTGGTGGGCTAGGAATGATTGCAGTTGGTGTTGGTGGATTAGATGCAGCTGAAACTATGGCTGGGCTTCCTTGGGAGTTACTTTATCCAAAAAAAATTGGTGTTAAATTAACTGGAGAACTAAATGGATGGACAGCACCTAAAGATATCATACTAAAAGTTGCAGAAGAATTGACGGTTTCTGGAGGAACTAATTCTATTATAGAATACTTTGGTCCTGGAACAAAATCTATCAGTTGTACCGGAAAAGCCACAATTACCAACATGGGAGCAGAAATAGGTGCAACTTGTTCAATTTTTCCATATGATGAAAGAATGGAAACTTATCTAAAATATACAAACCGAGAAGAAATCGCTGAATTAGCAAATCAAAATAAAGAATTACTTGTAGCAGATCCTGAAGTCGAGACAAATCCTAAAAAGTTCTTTGATAAAGTAATTGAAATCAATCTATCTACGTTAGAACCTCATATTGTTGGCCCTCACACTCCTGATTTAGCAAGAGCAATTTCAAAATTAGGTGAAGATGTAAAATCAAATGATTATGTTGATCCAATATCTGTTGCACTGATCGGAAGTTGTACCAATTCATCTTATGAAGACATGTCTAGAGTCGCAAGTATTGCTCAACAAGCAAAAGAAAAAGGAATCAAATCTAAAATCCCCCTGTTAATTACACCTGGTTCTGAACAAATTCGTGGAACCATAGAAAGAGATGGTCAAATGGATTCTCTTAAACAAATAGGTGCAACTGTTCTGGCAAATGCATGTGGACCATGTATTGGACAATGGAATAGACCTGAATTAAAAAATGACGAAAAAAATACAATTGTTACTACGTTTAACAGAAATTTTCCAGGACGAAATGATGGTCGTAGAAGTACTTTGAATTTTATTGGTAGTCCTGAGATGATTATTGCATTAGCTTTAGGTGGCAAATTATCTTTTAATCCATTAAAAGATGAACTTACAGCTTCAGATGGAACAAAATTCAAACTAGAACCCCCAAAACCTGCACCAGAAGTTCCTGAAAATGGATTTATGATTCCTGAAGGAATTTTTATTGCACCACCTGAAGATTCGAATGATATTGAGGTAATTATTGATCCTAACAGTAAAAGACTGCAACTTTTAGAACCTTTTTCAAAATGGGATGGAAAAGACTTTGTTGATTTACCAGTTCTAGTTAAAGCTAAAGGAAAATGTACTACTGACCATATTTCTCCAGCTGGTGCATGGTTGTCTCTTAGAGGTCATTTAGACAATTTGAGTGATAACATGCTTTTGGGAGCAGTCAATGCATTTAATGATGAAGTAGGTAAGGGTAAGAATATTCTCAATAGTAAACTTGAAACATTTTCAAATATTGCAAGACAGTATAAAGAAAAACAAATTAGATGGATGATTGTAGGTGACAATAACTATGGTGAAGGTAGCAGCAGAGAACATGCTGCAATGTCTCCTCGATATTTAGGATGTACCGCAGTTATAACCAAAAGTTTTGCTAGAATTCATGAAACAAATCTAAAAAAACAAGGTATCTTGGCATTGACATTTAGTAATCCCGATGATTATGATAAAATCCTTGAAGATGATAAAATCAGTCTTGTAGATTTAAACAAATTAGAACCAAATACGCAAGTCAAATGCATCATCTCACATGCAAACGGAAGTAAAGATGAATTTTTATTAAATCATTCATATAATAAATCCCAAATTGAATGGTTCAAAAATGGTTCTGCACTGAATGTTTTGAGGAATAATCAGTAG
- the purB gene encoding adenylosuccinate lyase, whose product MAILPIDNGRYGTKEMMDIFSEQKKVDYQLEIEGSVAISQSEIGMISKSVGKEIHRAVMSGKITAKRIKQLEAKSDHDTAALVEALSEKCSKNARPWIHYGLTSNDLVDTSNSMQMRDALQIIEPKVAKMASILAKKAVNHAKIPAVGRTHGQHASIISFGLKFANWAAEMAKHVERIEEIKKRILICKTLGVVGTGSLMGVKSLEVQKRAAKRLKLFPAEVTTQVVPRERYAEYVFELALIGATLEKIAIEIRNLQRTEIGEVAEQFKKGQMGSSAVPVKRNPIKSERVSSLSKLVRSQVAVAFENIPLWHERDLSNSANERFVIPTVSILVDEMLETMTRIISNLLVNEKRIIDNLYITKGQIFAEFVLEALIKKGIPRFHAYRDVQRVAFEANDKGMFYKDAIKRDKAFSSKLTDKEIDAIFSPEKHLGASPTIISNVEKSVQSTVKKFI is encoded by the coding sequence TTGGCAATTTTACCTATCGATAATGGTCGTTATGGCACAAAAGAAATGATGGATATTTTCAGTGAACAAAAGAAAGTAGATTATCAATTGGAGATCGAAGGATCTGTTGCCATTTCCCAAAGCGAGATAGGAATGATCTCAAAAAGTGTAGGTAAAGAAATTCACAGAGCTGTAATGTCTGGAAAAATCACTGCAAAAAGAATCAAACAGTTAGAGGCAAAAAGTGATCATGACACTGCAGCCTTGGTAGAAGCACTTAGTGAAAAATGTAGCAAAAATGCAAGACCATGGATTCACTATGGTCTTACAAGTAATGATTTAGTCGATACTAGTAATTCAATGCAGATGAGAGATGCATTACAAATTATTGAGCCTAAAGTTGCAAAGATGGCATCAATTCTTGCAAAAAAAGCAGTAAACCATGCAAAGATTCCAGCAGTTGGTAGAACACATGGTCAACATGCAAGTATTATTTCATTTGGATTGAAATTTGCAAACTGGGCTGCAGAGATGGCAAAACATGTAGAGCGAATTGAAGAGATAAAGAAAAGAATTTTGATTTGCAAGACATTGGGTGTTGTAGGGACAGGCTCACTAATGGGCGTAAAGTCACTTGAAGTACAAAAAAGAGCTGCAAAGCGATTAAAATTATTTCCAGCAGAAGTTACAACTCAAGTTGTTCCTAGAGAAAGATATGCTGAATATGTTTTTGAGTTGGCACTAATTGGTGCTACATTAGAAAAAATTGCAATAGAGATTAGAAATTTACAGAGAACTGAGATCGGAGAGGTTGCAGAACAATTCAAAAAAGGGCAAATGGGAAGCAGTGCAGTTCCTGTAAAAAGAAATCCAATAAAGAGTGAAAGAGTATCATCACTATCCAAATTAGTAAGAAGTCAAGTCGCGGTTGCATTTGAAAATATTCCATTATGGCATGAGCGAGATCTTTCAAATTCAGCCAATGAAAGATTTGTAATACCAACTGTATCCATTTTAGTTGACGAAATGTTAGAAACTATGACCAGAATTATTTCAAACTTGTTGGTAAATGAGAAAAGAATTATAGATAATTTATACATCACAAAAGGCCAAATCTTTGCAGAATTTGTTTTAGAAGCACTAATCAAAAAAGGTATTCCAAGATTTCATGCATATAGAGATGTTCAGAGAGTTGCATTTGAGGCAAACGATAAAGGAATGTTCTACAAGGATGCAATCAAAAGGGATAAAGCATTTTCCTCAAAGCTAACCGATAAAGAAATTGATGCAATATTTTCACCAGAAAAACACCTTGGAGCATCACCTACAATCATTAGTAATGTAGAAAAATCAGTTCAAAGTACAGTTAAGAAATTTATCTAG
- a CDS encoding 6-carboxytetrahydropterin synthase codes for MASTPTIMDSDFRYVDKKGNLLRTRTELTIAQMLTFLEEEYEYNHKIVLKNRKEITVDFKTKKGLIEVIDNDEDIEKYKQIKEDFPKDKVMAIGHAKYVAQIKELQDIVFYEKSPQTGSIFLEDASFSFDYAHILPLVEKCSILHGHTSSVMVELVGQMKDNLLLDFGVAKKIIKEVVNVFDHKFFINRKYLRKEDESHYHIQFEGPKGMFELQVPKNTTYLLEGEATVENLSSEIIKLLAPKMPSNVEALGVYIYEGYNKGSHIISNISR; via the coding sequence ATGGCTTCAACTCCAACAATAATGGATTCAGATTTTAGATATGTTGATAAAAAGGGAAATTTGCTTAGGACAAGAACAGAGTTGACCATTGCACAGATGCTCACCTTTCTTGAAGAAGAATATGAATATAATCACAAGATTGTCTTAAAGAACAGAAAAGAAATTACTGTAGATTTTAAGACAAAGAAGGGGTTAATTGAAGTAATTGACAATGATGAAGATATTGAAAAATACAAACAGATCAAAGAAGACTTTCCAAAAGACAAAGTAATGGCAATTGGTCATGCAAAATATGTTGCACAAATTAAAGAATTACAAGATATTGTATTTTATGAAAAATCGCCTCAGACAGGTTCTATATTTTTAGAAGATGCATCATTCTCATTTGATTATGCACACATACTTCCATTAGTTGAAAAATGTTCTATTCTGCACGGGCATACATCTTCTGTAATGGTAGAACTTGTAGGACAGATGAAAGATAATTTACTATTAGATTTTGGGGTAGCAAAAAAAATCATCAAAGAGGTTGTAAATGTGTTTGATCATAAATTTTTCATAAATAGAAAATACTTGAGAAAGGAAGATGAGTCACATTATCATATTCAATTTGAAGGTCCTAAAGGAATGTTTGAGTTACAAGTTCCAAAAAATACTACTTATTTGTTAGAAGGGGAAGCTACGGTAGAAAATCTTTCAAGTGAGATTATCAAATTATTAGCGCCTAAAATGCCGTCAAATGTAGAAGCACTTGGAGTTTACATATATGAAGGCTACAATAAAGGATCTCATATTATTTCAAATATTTCAAGATAG
- the pdxS gene encoding pyridoxal 5'-phosphate synthase lyase subunit PdxS translates to MLSLSGERHDAKGIISEKINSSDILRGSSTLKRGFAHMLKNGVVMDVTTVEQAQIAEESGAVSVMVLDKLPSEVRKAGGVARTASIRIIEDIMDSVTIPVMAKCRIGHIHEALVLQETNVDMIDESEVLTPADELHHIWKWDFTTPVVNGARSLAEALRRIEEGASMIRTKGEPGTGNVAEAVTHIKKLNDELRIIKGIYDSGDNQDLVRIAREFKVSYDIVKQTAKLGRLPVVNFAAGGIATPADAAYLMSLGCDGIFVGSGIFNADDAKQRAKAIVLATTFWNESDKVKEAQKMIDERQSMLGLDVKTLELRMQDRGGSA, encoded by the coding sequence ATGCTTTCACTATCTGGCGAACGACATGATGCAAAAGGAATAATTTCTGAAAAAATAAACTCATCTGATATTTTACGCGGCTCGTCTACTCTTAAACGTGGATTCGCCCATATGTTAAAAAATGGAGTTGTAATGGATGTCACAACTGTAGAACAAGCTCAAATTGCTGAAGAATCTGGAGCAGTTTCTGTAATGGTTTTAGACAAACTCCCATCTGAAGTTAGAAAAGCTGGAGGAGTTGCACGAACCGCAAGCATTAGAATTATTGAAGATATTATGGATTCTGTTACAATTCCGGTAATGGCAAAATGTAGAATTGGTCATATTCATGAAGCACTTGTTCTTCAAGAAACTAATGTTGATATGATTGATGAATCTGAAGTTCTAACTCCTGCTGATGAGCTTCATCACATTTGGAAATGGGACTTCACTACTCCTGTAGTTAATGGTGCAAGATCCTTGGCTGAAGCTTTGAGAAGAATTGAAGAAGGAGCATCAATGATTAGAACAAAAGGAGAACCTGGAACAGGAAATGTTGCAGAAGCAGTAACTCATATTAAAAAATTAAACGATGAATTGAGAATAATTAAGGGAATATATGATTCTGGAGATAATCAAGATTTAGTTAGAATTGCAAGAGAATTCAAAGTTTCATATGATATTGTTAAACAAACTGCAAAACTTGGGAGATTACCTGTAGTAAATTTTGCAGCCGGAGGAATTGCAACACCAGCTGATGCTGCATATCTTATGTCACTTGGATGTGATGGAATATTTGTTGGCTCTGGAATTTTTAATGCCGATGATGCAAAACAAAGAGCAAAAGCAATAGTTTTAGCTACTACTTTTTGGAACGAATCTGATAAAGTTAAAGAAGCTCAAAAAATGATAGATGAAAGACAATCTATGTTAGGGTTAGATGTTAAAACACTTGAATTACGTATGCAAGATCGTGGTGGTTCAGCATGA
- a CDS encoding CBS domain-containing protein codes for MRYKLIRKMTEAKIMTIADVMTKSVVSIDATMTINEAAKMMEDAKVGAIIIMKNNQPVGIVTDRDFAVKVAAHAYQISTPIKQIMSSPLISISSDETVRAAGDLMHKSGVRKLPVIDKGDVVGIITATDIVNLLAVSVEEDMRDMYFHSVAKIYTNYSPYN; via the coding sequence ATGAGATACAAGTTAATTCGTAAAATGACAGAGGCAAAAATAATGACAATAGCAGATGTAATGACTAAATCAGTTGTTTCCATAGATGCAACAATGACAATCAATGAAGCTGCAAAAATGATGGAAGATGCAAAAGTTGGAGCAATAATTATTATGAAAAATAACCAACCAGTAGGAATTGTCACAGATAGGGATTTTGCAGTAAAAGTTGCTGCTCATGCATATCAAATTAGTACACCCATAAAACAGATAATGTCATCACCATTGATTTCGATAAGTTCAGATGAAACAGTGAGAGCTGCAGGAGATTTGATGCATAAAAGTGGAGTAAGAAAATTACCCGTAATTGATAAGGGGGATGTTGTTGGTATAATTACAGCAACAGACATTGTTAATTTATTGGCAGTATCAGTAGAAGAAGATATGAGAGACATGTATTTTCATTCAGTAGCAAAAATTTATACAAATTATAGTCCATATAATTAG
- a CDS encoding asparagine synthase C-terminal domain-containing protein: MDEINKKLLEHIKNSISEIVKVKKIGIAFSGGVDSALISKICSDMNYDIILLTIGFHESHDILFAKQVNEYLKYPHHVLEIDSDTFPSISSKIHQTIETDNLSWNENCIAFHYVSKLANSLELDTVITANGIDELFCGYNVYREVFSEGESKINQVILAKLDNELKMMKAVNLVASEFGVTILQPLLSQKFIEYAKTVPISEKIHDSEDLYRKHIIRKLAQEINVPELSCTKRKKALQYGSKIHKALLKTR, translated from the coding sequence ATGGATGAAATAAACAAAAAATTACTTGAGCATATCAAAAATTCTATTTCTGAGATTGTTAAAGTGAAAAAAATTGGAATCGCTTTTTCTGGAGGCGTAGACAGTGCATTAATCTCTAAAATATGCTCTGACATGAATTATGATATTATATTGCTTACAATTGGATTCCATGAATCTCATGATATTTTATTTGCAAAACAAGTTAATGAATATCTAAAATACCCTCATCATGTTTTAGAAATTGATTCAGATACATTTCCTTCAATATCCTCTAAAATTCACCAAACAATAGAGACTGATAATTTATCTTGGAATGAAAACTGTATTGCTTTTCATTATGTTTCTAAACTAGCAAACTCTTTAGAACTTGACACTGTAATTACAGCAAATGGAATAGATGAATTATTTTGTGGATATAATGTATATAGAGAAGTATTTTCTGAAGGAGAATCAAAAATTAACCAAGTCATTCTTGCTAAATTAGATAATGAATTAAAAATGATGAAGGCTGTCAATCTAGTTGCATCTGAATTTGGAGTAACAATACTTCAACCATTACTCTCACAAAAATTCATCGAATATGCAAAAACTGTCCCAATATCTGAAAAAATTCATGACTCTGAAGATCTATATCGTAAACACATTATACGAAAATTAGCCCAAGAAATTAATGTTCCAGAACTTTCTTGTACAAAACGAAAAAAAGCATTACAGTATGGCTCTAAAATTCACAAGGCTTTACTAAAAACTAGATAA
- a CDS encoding 4a-hydroxytetrahydrobiopterin dehydratase, giving the protein MIRLSQQDIEDELKNLSGWSVVNEKLHKEFQFDSFNQAFGFMTRAAMEIEKMNHHPEWFNVYNRITVELTTHDAGGITKNDVNLAKILNSFV; this is encoded by the coding sequence ATGATACGATTATCCCAACAAGATATTGAGGATGAATTAAAGAATCTATCAGGATGGAGTGTTGTTAATGAAAAACTACACAAGGAGTTTCAATTCGATAGTTTCAATCAGGCATTTGGTTTTATGACCAGAGCAGCCATGGAGATTGAAAAAATGAATCATCATCCAGAGTGGTTTAATGTATACAATAGAATTACAGTGGAATTGACAACTCATGATGCTGGAGGCATTACAAAAAATGATGTAAATCTAGCAAAAATCCTGAATTCCTTCGTATAG
- the pdxT gene encoding pyridoxal 5'-phosphate synthase glutaminase subunit PdxT, producing MSLNIGILSIQGDVQENLLSTKSAIEQLGLDAKVSEVKTPDEISQLDGLIIPGGESTTIGQLSLVNGSLKILKEKIESGMPVLGICAGMIMLSKTADDRVMGKTDQPLLDILDIKLERNSFGRQKESFESYVSMDSIGIPKFNGVFIRAPSVSDVGSGVEILSKFNERIIAVKKGNVIGTAFHPELTGDTSLHKFFVNLIKISKN from the coding sequence ATGAGTCTTAATATTGGAATCTTATCTATACAAGGAGATGTTCAAGAAAATCTCCTTTCAACTAAATCAGCAATTGAACAATTAGGATTAGATGCTAAAGTATCTGAAGTAAAAACCCCTGATGAAATTTCTCAATTAGATGGTCTGATTATCCCTGGCGGTGAAAGTACAACAATTGGTCAACTCTCTCTAGTAAATGGTTCATTAAAAATCCTGAAGGAAAAAATTGAAAGTGGAATGCCAGTACTTGGAATTTGTGCAGGAATGATCATGCTTTCAAAAACAGCTGATGATCGTGTTATGGGTAAAACTGATCAACCTCTTTTAGATATTCTTGATATTAAATTGGAAAGAAACTCATTTGGCAGACAAAAAGAATCCTTTGAATCTTATGTGTCAATGGATTCTATTGGAATTCCTAAATTTAATGGTGTGTTTATTAGAGCACCATCTGTCTCTGATGTTGGTTCAGGAGTAGAAATACTTTCAAAATTTAATGAACGAATCATTGCAGTAAAGAAAGGCAATGTGATTGGTACTGCATTTCATCCCGAACTAACAGGAGATACATCATTACACAAATTCTTTGTAAATCTGATTAAGATCTCAAAAAATTAG